TATCTCATTGAAAGGttctcaattaaaaaaatatgtgggAGGATTAAATTCTTTATCCAAGTTGCTGCACTGGTTTGGTTTTCAATCTTTTTGTGACAGTCCTATTCTACAACTTATTTCGACATTTACCACAGCAATGGATGCCACGCTTAAAAAGTCAgcttataattttttgattgAGGTTTTTTTATGGACGAAAAATGACACATTGGTCACTCAATATGTTTCTGAAAAACAAAAGGTTAAATGCATTTGTATAAGAATAAAACgtgatattgaaatttaactaggcaaaagaaattaaaaaattttaaaagtcaACATTTCAAATTGCTTCTGTTCTATTTTTTAGGCTGAGATTGGACGTCGCCTAACTGATCTCAGGAACGAAAAACGTTTAGCTCCATTGAGAAAATctttttcacataaaacccCAAGTCAGATCAAGAGTGTATGTGTTTatgacttttttaaatgaatacatttttagttGAAACCACTATGGAAACGAATAGCTCGAATCAACAGTCTTCCAGggatttcatttataaagaattcaGTCCCAAAGCAATTCCCGTTTTACCggcagaaaatttatttaaacatatgaCGCaagaacaatttgaaaaacgtGTTGGCAATGCGAGTAAATGGAAGGAGAAGGTTGAAGTTTTTCAAGATATGATACAGGTTCATTTTCggttttttttaatcaaaagtaGTGCAGATTTCAATTTCAGATTTGTGAGAAATTACGTCGAGTGAAACCATGCGATTGTGGCATAATGATTTCAgttcttttaaaaacaattcaacTCGACAGTAATTTAGCGGTGGTAAGTCCAGTGGACTCCATATTATGTCAGCAtactttatttgaaatcaGACAGGAGCAGCGTTAAAGTGTTGTAATGCATTAGCTTTGTGTTTACAAGATTCTTTTGCCCCTTATCTACGTCAAGTAGGAAGTATGGCTCTTATGAAGCTAAAGGACCGAAATCGGTCTATTACCTGTAATGTTGTCACCTTATTACAAACACTTTTATTATGTGGTTCTTTTGAACCTTACTTGGAGGaggtaaaatatcattttactCAGtccatttttttgttctacCTTGTAATTTAGATTCTTCGACTTACTTGTGATAAACAAAGTCACGTTCGCAATTTAGCGCTTCAATGGCTTCTTTATGTTATGAATCATCCGTCTCAAAAAGCAGCtgttattaaaacttttcagaaaataagtaagaagaattgaattctctttttgaattctttgtatagaatttttttttattgtattgtaGTCCAGTGTGGACTAGATGCTTTAGATGACGCTACTGCTGAAGTTCGATCGCGGGGAGCTCAACTACTCTTTATTGCTCAGAAAATTGACCAGGTTCATGGGGTCTCAGCTTGTATAGAAGGGTTATCTGAGAAGAAGGCACATGGTGTTCGTGAGGCAATTGCTCGTATCACATTGGAGGAATGTTTAGATACTATTTTTGCACCAGCAAACGCAGCGAGTATTACAAAGCTGTCCAAAGTGGAAGTTTCGACAAACgctaaatttttaaaaaggtgACACACCTCGCTGAGCGTCTCTGCTTTAAagccatcttttttttttctcagacAACCCTCACGTACAACAATCATGAAAACAACCAAGGCTAAATCAGACACTTTGAAAAAAAGTGAACATCTTTCCGGGGTAACAAGTGCAACTTACTCTATTTCTTTCATATCACGTTCCCCTTTTTTTTGACTCTTTTTTTAAGAGTGACGTCCTGGTACCAGAAGTCACGCTAGATGGGGAATCTGCAAAGAAATTGTTAGAGACGTTTGTTCAGCCTGAAGGTTTAGAACGTATGACTGAAAAGTTTTCAAGCAGCTTTTGGAAGGATCGGGTTGAAGGTTTTGATAAGGCCTGGGATCTTGTTAAAACAGTCAGTTTCAACACATGCTTTCTGTTCGACTTGAGTCGCCTAGATAAGCATACATTGTTGCTTTCGATACATAAAACGTGATACGTAACAATTGGTTTAAGAAAAAACTGCgctcacattttttttttgttactacgATATTCACCGTATATAGACAACCTGGGAAGATACCGAGCCGTTTTGCGTGTGGATTCGTACTTTTGGGATGAAAAATTTTGCGGAAACTCATATGAATGTCAATAAACGTGCGTTGCAGTTTTTAAGTGATATGGTCGATTCGCTTCAGTTGAAATTGAGTCAAGCGTGTATTGGAATGTTTTTAAGCGGGTTTATTGAAAAGGTTTTCGGTGTTGAAGAAGATTCTTTATgttaaagaaatgttttcaGGTTTCGGACGGAAAGTTGAAAGCGTTCGTTTTACAATTCGTAGAGAaatgtgttattatttattcgttagcGTGTGTTCTGCACTGCATTATGGCACCTAAAATGTGTCAAAAAGTGACAAGCAAGGTAGTGTTTTTGTTCCTTGGAAAAAGGTGGCTTTATTTATCATGTCTTTTGAAAGGTCCGCACTGAAGTATGTTCTTTAGCAGAGCAATTTTGGGTTCGTTTTGGTCCCGCAAAAACTGATTGCCACTCTTTTGTAGCCTACGCTGTTAAAACAAGTGCAGATCGTTCAGCAGTAAGAAAAAGTGTCAAGtcttttagtttaaaaaacaaagatttttttaatctttaacATAGGCAGCGCGAGCCGCGAGTCAACGTTTTCtgtttgttttatataaaaatgatcccAGTGGTGTGGCGAAAACATTGCGACAAAGTGTTTTAGGAGTAGCTTTgttaaatgatttttctaaTGAACCGATTCAAAGTATTGCAAACAAACCAGGTTTATCAAGTGTAGAAAGGTATGGTATTGTCTTGTTGACACTGCATCGCCCGTATGTTAATGTAGAAAAGTCGCTTCAAGCAAGAGTGGAACTACTACAGAACAAGTAGTTCAAACAGCAAGTGAAACGAACAAAACCGTTAGTGAGTCTCTTGACTTTCTGAAGGGTTATTTGAGCGGTTCCAATTTGAAGGTACGGTTAtggttttttaaatgaaattttcatcaattGTCCTTTAGAAACTTCATAGTACGGATTGGACTTGCCGTAAAGAAGTTTTGTCTCAACTAAATTGTTCGCTTTTGCAAACGTCCGgtttaaaattttgtgaaGCCAcgttacatgaatttttttctctattaaaaCATCGTTTGAAAGTCAgctttaaaacaaaaaagggTCTAATTGTAAACGTTTTTATAGTGGTTTCTTTTGCTTTTAGGATGAATCAAATCGCTCTGTTCTTAAGGAATTATTACGGTGTATTGAATTGTTAGGCTCGAATTTACCAATAACAGAAGctaaaatttttatacgatgCATTCTGGTggatgtttttttaaaatttgctGATAAAAGTGTTTTGGtcagtttttttaaaacgttttcagAGTTGGTGGGATATTTGTAAGGGTTTCGTGTGTGATAGATTCGTCAAAGTTGCACTGAAACGGTCATCGCTTGGCTTAAAGTAACAGGCTTTTTACCTTGggttttttgtttgtataccTCCAAAGTTTTAAGTGGTTCGGGTGAGGAAAGAGAACCCATTTTAAGTCTTTTAGCGTCTTTGGACGATAAGATGTTTGCAAACACTTGTTTTTCACAACATGAACATGCTTTTTTCCTTCAagtacgttctttttttatctaagCGTTTCTTAACCATTGTGTCTCTAGTCATTTGTCACCTGTCTAGTCAATTTGTTactagataaaaaaaaaatactacgGGATAATGCAGaagtttttctttacaaaGTACTAGAACTAAGGAGAATTCATTTTGATACTGCGGTTTCCATTGTCCTGACGTTTTAGATAGCGCGGTGTTTGCAACCTAATTTTCTTCAGAAAATCTTTAAATCGACTTGTTTTTCATCACAACATCATGTTAAAGTGGTCTTTCAAAAGTGTATCACACTTGCGTCTTCCCAACAAACCAGTTCAGGTTACTCCCTAACATACTGGTTTAACGGTTGTAACATAAAACCcgccttttcttttcttgtgaatagaaattttctcaGCACAAGAACCACTCACGTTCTTTTCCTCCTGCGGTTATGTTTTCAAATGGGATTCCATAACGTCAGTTTCTGCTTATATTAACAAACGGGGCAAACATAGTCCTTATGTTACTGTAGATCTCCTTCTGTTTTAGAAACATTAGAGTCGTTTCCGAAATGCGCATGGTCTTCGTTTATACCGCTAGAAGAAAATGCTTCCTTCATGACACTATGGAGTCATGCAGCTAATGGTTTGTCGCAATGAACTTTTTCAACTGCACTTGTCTCAAATCTGTCGTGCCTTGCAATGctttagaaaaattacttaACGTCATACTCGAGACTTCATCGTCTCATTCGAATATTCTAGAATGCTTTGAattttggaaaacattttttcaaagtacACAAGcgttttcagatttttttgtaTCGGAATTGATGTCCCAACGTTTCGCTATGCTTTATGTCGTACAACGTTGGTTTGTCGTACGGTACAGGGCTTTTGTTTTCTTAGGTGGTCCTtgaaattgtatgaaataattttttttagtctCTCCTATCCTTTGGTGGCTACGGAAGCCTGCCATATACTATCCTTGTTACACGATATCGTCCAGTGTAATGTTGCCAAACATAAAGGGTCTTACGAACCGGTATCTTATGTTATGTTGTGTTCCACGTTACCTTACCTTTTCCAATATGGGGTTCAAACGGAGTCTAACCAAATCCATTTTTGTGGTAAGTCAAAAAAGTGGTTTTGTTCCGATTCTCATTTCTcttaagaagaaaatgtttcccTTCTGATacggaaaattgtttcttggTGTTCTCCACAACTGACGTTTCAAATGTTACTGTACTGCTTGAAATCCTTAAACCACAAGTACTTTCGAAAAGTTCAGCGACTTTCCATAATCCTTTCGATTTCTCCTTtaggttcttttttttagtgTTAACTGAATTATGTGCGGTGTGTGAAACATCCTGTGAGATTTCCTGGAAGTCTGTGGAAAAAGCGATTCCAATTGTTTCTAGTAAACCGTTTCtttggaacattttttattttaacaccTTTCCACAGATATTGCGATTTCAAGCAAGGATACTTGTGTTGAAAAGACTGCTCAACAATTTCTCCAACTTGTTTGTTCTCGTGCTGATGATCATACGATCTCTATGTTGATTCCACAGGTCAGCGCGTTTCGCTTTCACAATGCAACAACTCATAATTCCTTTTCACAGTTCCAGGTTGGCGAGAATTTGTCGGTTTTTTTGAGTCGCACGTTGTGCACGAATCGTCCTTTAGAGGAAACCTTGacttttcatgaaaaaaatcaaagttgtGTTGAGGCCAACATTACTCAAAAAACAACGGAAAATGACTTTAGTAAAACAGAGTCTTTTCATTGCTCGGAGAACGAGGATCCTTTTTTAACGACTACTGGATCTTGTCCTTCAATAAAAGGCTCATCTCAACCTGATTCCAATTcattatgtaatttatcttATGTTTTTGTTGATGtctcctttatttattttttttttagcactTTGTGATTATTTAGAGGAATGGAATCAgtctattgaagaaaaacATATTGAAGATAAGATTCAAAACACACAAGGTTGTTTTGCAGAGTATTTCGCTGATTTCGAAAAACGCGAAAAAGAATCGTTTCAACAAGATTTACTCGAAGAGTGTCGACGTGTGATGGAAGGTCGGCTTCAGCCCAATGCTTCGCATATCGCCTACTGGAATGGTGTCATGCGTCTTGATGATACATTGGAATCGGTACAGGGCGAAACTTTAATTCTAGCTGATTTATTACGAGGAATGAATCGACCCGATTATCTGTCCAT
The Hylaeus volcanicus isolate JK05 unplaced genomic scaffold, UHH_iyHylVolc1.0_haploid 12221, whole genome shotgun sequence DNA segment above includes these coding regions:
- the LOC128883555 gene encoding uncharacterized protein LOC128883555 isoform X3; translated protein: MESTTDVMENLLAGDAHVSLNQCSIDDPHRPIELSPVPEQAPQNNEDLSSYSVPDLLASTNWKWKLFGLQQVKNILTGEVASEELDEKLLLEYGNHLPEWLVHCNGNVQRVALELCVHLFLKLSPLQMQKIWTESTLYNVLQDKFFSQSRLLDTLTEALSSIFEMIPENVFFEPFVKFLESAIDSKGFISLKGSQLKKYVGGLNSLSKLLHWFGFQSFCDSPILQLISTFTTAMDATLKKSAYNFLIEVFLWTKNDTLVTQYVSEKQKAEIGRRLTDLRNEKRLAPLRKSFSHKTPIETTMETNSSNQQSSRDFIYKEFSPKAIPVLPAENLFKHMTQEQFEKRVGNASKWKEKVEVFQDMIQICEKLRRVKPCDCGIMISVLLKTIQLDSNLAVTGAALKCCNALALCLQDSFAPYLRQILRLTCDKQSHVRNLALQWLLYVMNHPSQKAAVIKTFQKIIQCGLDALDDATAEVRSRGAQLLFIAQKIDQVHGVSACIEGLSEKKAHGVREAIARITLEECLDTIFAPANAASITKLSKVEVSTNAKFLKRQPSRTTIMKTTKAKSDTLKKSEHLSGSDVLVPEVTLDGESAKKLLETFVQPEGLERMTEKFSSSFWKDRVEGFDKAWDLVKTTTWEDTEPFCVWIRTFGMKNFAETHMNVNKRALQFLSDMVDSLQLKLSQACIGMFLSGFIEKVSDGKLKAFVLQFVEKCVIIYSLACVLHCIMAPKMCQKVTSKVRTEVCSLAEQFWVRFGPAKTDCHSFVAYAVKTSADRSAAARAASQRFLFVLYKNDPSGVAKTLRQSVLGVALLNDFSNEPIQSIANKPGLSSVERKVASSKSGTTTEQVVQTASETNKTVSESLDFLKGYLSGSNLKKLHSTDWTCRKEVLSQLNCSLLQTSGLKFCEATLHEFFSLLKHRLKDESNRSVLKELLRCIELLGSNLPITEAKIFIRCILVDVFLKFADKSVLIRQSCTETVIAWLKVTGFLPWVFCLYTSKVLSGSGEEREPILSLLASLDDKMFANTCFSQHEHAFFLQSFVTCLVNLLLDKKKILRDNAEVFLYKIARCLQPNFLQKIFKSTCFSSQHHVKVVFQKCITLASSQQTSSEIFSAQEPLTFFSSCGYVFKWDSITSPSVLETLESFPKCAWSSFIPLEENASFMTLWSHAANEKLLNVILETSSSHSNILECFEFWKTFFQSTQAFSDFFVSELMSQRFAMLYVVQRWFVVRLSYPLVATEACHILSLLHDIVQCNVAKHKGSYEPVSYVMLCSTLPYLFQYGVQTESNQIHFCEENVSLLIRKIVSWCSPQLTFQMLLYCLKSLNHKFFFLVLTELCAVCETSCEISWKSVEKAIPIVSNIAISSKDTCVEKTAQQFLQLVCSRADDHTISMLIPQFQVGENLSVFLSRTLCTNRPLEETLTFHEKNQSCVEANITQKTTENDFSKTESFHCSENEDPFLTTTGSCPSIKGSSQPDSNSLSLCDYLEEWNQSIEEKHIEDKIQNTQGCFAEYFADFEKREKESFQQDLLEECRRVMEGRLQPNASHIAYWNGVMRLDDTLESVQGETLILADLLRGMNRPDYLSIAQNAEELSNFFITPSNGTGQQKQWQVVFASEIITVLLFGLRFCFDIQHYETLQDEKEHAWIAGLKLTQLANRILRDKNVLQRVSLIQLRELYKVFILAMSVHSHWARYEQGAEIARRLNTIIARDLMSVVIPRNACHLFLMIFDFLLNHLHDLTPSLVIRVHRKLITKFNTKHSFNPPTAEEIPYYLRTLDAAILALKQLDASPLLGSIESTTERLVDSKIQQHFVFDQNHLQELKAQIELLIKEIIYICLVILGPHLVGVFLRDLGFHIPQDETLLNPSTATLPMTLTLRLNSRLSCRLEKLMNTPYSIELTATVCPNILTKQQDEGVTCKTYYDHHNQFFHQKTQTLLSTPPLCYPFFSINEFIAQAKPNVTLETLDPSLACGWSVKRNVTAGNDIQPLSELLPSWNESLVQVSSQTCYSLNTHLAKKEAMLWMSRNLMHNEIVGKYIRRALTLTACIRNESGNKKQDS
- the LOC128883555 gene encoding uncharacterized protein LOC128883555 isoform X1, with product MESTTDVMENLLAGDAHVSLNQCSIDDPHRPIELSPVPEQAPQNNEDLSSYSVPDLLASTNWKWKLFGLQQVKNILTGEVASEELDEKLLLEYGNHLPEWLVHCNGNVQRVALELCVHLFLKLSPLQMQKIWTESTLYNVLQDKFFSQSRLLDTLTEALSSIFEMIPENVFFEPFVKFLESAIDSKGFISLKGSQLKKYVGGLNSLSKLLHWFGFQSFCDSPILQLISTFTTAMDATLKKSAYNFLIEVFLWTKNDTLVTQYVSEKQKAEIGRRLTDLRNEKRLAPLRKSFSHKTPIETTMETNSSNQQSSRDFIYKEFSPKAIPVLPAENLFKHMTQEQFEKRVGNASKWKEKVEVFQDMIQICEKLRRVKPCDCGIMISVLLKTIQLDSNLAVTGAALKCCNALALCLQDSFAPYLRQVGSMALMKLKDRNRSITCNVVTLLQTLLLCGSFEPYLEEILRLTCDKQSHVRNLALQWLLYVMNHPSQKAAVIKTFQKIIQCGLDALDDATAEVRSRGAQLLFIAQKIDQVHGVSACIEGLSEKKAHGVREAIARITLEECLDTIFAPANAASITKLSKVEVSTNAKFLKRQPSRTTIMKTTKAKSDTLKKSEHLSGSDVLVPEVTLDGESAKKLLETFVQPEGLERMTEKFSSSFWKDRVEGFDKAWDLVKTTTWEDTEPFCVWIRTFGMKNFAETHMNVNKRALQFLSDMVDSLQLKLSQACIGMFLSGFIEKVSDGKLKAFVLQFVEKCVIIYSLACVLHCIMAPKMCQKVTSKVRTEVCSLAEQFWVRFGPAKTDCHSFVAYAVKTSADRSAAARAASQRFLFVLYKNDPSGVAKTLRQSVLGVALLNDFSNEPIQSIANKPGLSSVERKVASSKSGTTTEQVVQTASETNKTVSESLDFLKGYLSGSNLKKLHSTDWTCRKEVLSQLNCSLLQTSGLKFCEATLHEFFSLLKHRLKDESNRSVLKELLRCIELLGSNLPITEAKIFIRCILVDVFLKFADKSVLIRQSCTETVIAWLKVTGFLPWVFCLYTSKVLSGSGEEREPILSLLASLDDKMFANTCFSQHEHAFFLQSFVTCLVNLLLDKKKILRDNAEVFLYKIARCLQPNFLQKIFKSTCFSSQHHVKVVFQKCITLASSQQTSSEIFSAQEPLTFFSSCGYVFKWDSITSPSVLETLESFPKCAWSSFIPLEENASFMTLWSHAANEKLLNVILETSSSHSNILECFEFWKTFFQSTQAFSDFFVSELMSQRFAMLYVVQRWFVVRLSYPLVATEACHILSLLHDIVQCNVAKHKGSYEPVSYVMLCSTLPYLFQYGVQTESNQIHFCEENVSLLIRKIVSWCSPQLTFQMLLYCLKSLNHKFFFLVLTELCAVCETSCEISWKSVEKAIPIVSNIAISSKDTCVEKTAQQFLQLVCSRADDHTISMLIPQFQVGENLSVFLSRTLCTNRPLEETLTFHEKNQSCVEANITQKTTENDFSKTESFHCSENEDPFLTTTGSCPSIKGSSQPDSNSLSLCDYLEEWNQSIEEKHIEDKIQNTQGCFAEYFADFEKREKESFQQDLLEECRRVMEGRLQPNASHIAYWNGVMRLDDTLESVQGETLILADLLRGMNRPDYLSIAQNAEELSNFFITPSNGTGQQKQWQVVFASEIITVLLFGLRFCFDIQHYETLQDEKEHAWIAGLKLTQLANRILRDKNVLQRVSLIQLRELYKVFILAMSVHSHWARYEQGAEIARRLNTIIARDLMSVVIPRNACHLFLMIFDFLLNHLHDLTPSLVIRVHRKLITKFNTKHSFNPPTAEEIPYYLRTLDAAILALKQLDASPLLGSIESTTERLVDSKIQQHFVFDQNHLQELKAQIELLIKEIIYICLVILGPHLVGVFLRDLGFHIPQDETLLNPSTATLPMTLTLRLNSRLSCRLEKLMNTPYSIELTATVCPNILTKQQDEGVTCKTYYDHHNQFFHQKTQTLLSTPPLCYPFFSINEFIAQAKPNVTLETLDPSLACGWSVKRNVTAGNDIQPLSELLPSWNESLVQVSSQTCYSLNTHLAKKEAMLWMSRNLMHNEIVGKYIRRALTLTACIRNESGNKKQDS
- the LOC128883555 gene encoding uncharacterized protein LOC128883555 isoform X2, which gives rise to MESTTDVMENLLAGDAHVSLNQCSIDDPHRPIELSPVPEQAPQNNEDLSSYSVPDLLASTNWKWKLFGLQQVKNILTGEVASEELDEKLLLEYGNHLPEWLVHCNGNVQRVALELCVHLFLKLSPLQMQKIWTESTLYNVLQDKFFSQSRLLDTLTEALSSIFEMIPENVFFEPFVKFLESAIDSKGFISLKGSQLKKYVGGLNSLSKLLHWFGFQSFCDSPILQLISTFTTAMDATLKKSAYNFLIEVFLWTKNDTLVTQYVSEKQKAEIGRRLTDLRNEKRLAPLRKSFSHKTPIETTMETNSSNQQSSRDFIYKEFSPKAIPVLPAENLFKHMTQEQFEKRVGNASKWKEKVEVFQDMIQICEKLRRVKPCDCGIMISVLLKTIQLDSNLAVTGAALKCCNALALCLQDSFAPYLRQVGSMALMKLKDRNRSITCNVVTLLQTLLLCGSFEPYLEEILRLTCDKQSHVRNLALQWLLYVMNHPSQKAAVIKTFQKIIQCGLDALDDATAEVRSRGAQLLFIAQKIDQVHGVSACIEGLSEKKAHGVREAIARITLEECLDTIFAPANAASITKLSKVEVSTNAKFLKRQPSRTTIMKTTKAKSDTLKKSEHLSGSDVLVPEVTLDGESAKKLLETFVQPEGLERMTEKFSSSFWKDRVEGFDKAWDLVKTTTWEDTEPFCVWIRTFGMKNFAETHMNVNKRALQFLSDMVDSLQLKLSQACIGMFLSGFIEKVSDGKLKAFVLQFVEKCVIIYSLACVLHCIMAPKMCQKVTSKVRTEVCSLAEQFWVRFGPAKTDCHSFVAYAVKTSADRSAAARAASQRFLFVLYKNDPSGVAKTLRQSVLGVALLNDFSNEPIQSIANKPGLSSVERKVASSKSGTTTEQVVQTASETNKTVSESLDFLKGYLSGSNLKKLHSTDWTCRKEVLSQLNCSLLQTSGLKFCEATLHEFFSLLKHRLKDESNRSVLKELLRCIELLGSNLPITEAKIFIRCILVDVFLKFADKSVLIRQSCTETVIAWLKVTGFLPWVFCLYTSKVLSGSGEEREPILSLLASLDDKMFANTCFSQHEHAFFLQSFVTCLVNLLLDKKKILRDNAEVFLYKIARCLQPNFLQKIFKSTCFSSQHHVKVVFQKCITLASSQQTSSEIFSAQEPLTFFSSCGYVFKWDSITSPSVLETLESFPKCAWSSFIPLEENASFMTLWSHAANEKLLNVILETSSSHSNILECFEFWKTFFQSTQAFSDFFVSELMSQRFAMLYVVQRWFVVRLSYPLVATEACHILSLLHDIVQCNVAKHKGSYEPVSYVMLCSTLPYLFQYGVQTESNQIHFCENVSLLIRKIVSWCSPQLTFQMLLYCLKSLNHKFFFLVLTELCAVCETSCEISWKSVEKAIPIVSNIAISSKDTCVEKTAQQFLQLVCSRADDHTISMLIPQFQVGENLSVFLSRTLCTNRPLEETLTFHEKNQSCVEANITQKTTENDFSKTESFHCSENEDPFLTTTGSCPSIKGSSQPDSNSLSLCDYLEEWNQSIEEKHIEDKIQNTQGCFAEYFADFEKREKESFQQDLLEECRRVMEGRLQPNASHIAYWNGVMRLDDTLESVQGETLILADLLRGMNRPDYLSIAQNAEELSNFFITPSNGTGQQKQWQVVFASEIITVLLFGLRFCFDIQHYETLQDEKEHAWIAGLKLTQLANRILRDKNVLQRVSLIQLRELYKVFILAMSVHSHWARYEQGAEIARRLNTIIARDLMSVVIPRNACHLFLMIFDFLLNHLHDLTPSLVIRVHRKLITKFNTKHSFNPPTAEEIPYYLRTLDAAILALKQLDASPLLGSIESTTERLVDSKIQQHFVFDQNHLQELKAQIELLIKEIIYICLVILGPHLVGVFLRDLGFHIPQDETLLNPSTATLPMTLTLRLNSRLSCRLEKLMNTPYSIELTATVCPNILTKQQDEGVTCKTYYDHHNQFFHQKTQTLLSTPPLCYPFFSINEFIAQAKPNVTLETLDPSLACGWSVKRNVTAGNDIQPLSELLPSWNESLVQVSSQTCYSLNTHLAKKEAMLWMSRNLMHNEIVGKYIRRALTLTACIRNESGNKKQDS